In one Mustela lutreola isolate mMusLut2 chromosome 8, mMusLut2.pri, whole genome shotgun sequence genomic region, the following are encoded:
- the MIOX gene encoding inositol oxygenase isoform X2: MKAAVGPDPSLVYRPDVDPEVAKDKGSFRNYRSGPLLDRVFATYKLMHAQQTVDFVRKKHAQFGAFSYKKMTVLEAVDMLDGLVDESDPDVDFPNSFHAFQTAEGIRKAHPDKDWFHLVGLLHDLGKVLVLAGEPQWAVVGDTFPVGCRPQASVVFCDSTFQDNPDLQDPRYSTELGMYQPHCGLENVLMSWGHDEYMYQMMKFNKFSLPQEAFYIIRFHSFYPWHTGGDYRQLCSERDLAMLPWVQEFNKFDLYTKSPELPDVNTLRPYYQGLIDKYCPGVLSW; the protein is encoded by the exons ATGAAGGCGGCTGTG GGCCCAGACCCTTCCCTGGTCTACCGGCCTGATGTGGACCCAGAGGTGGCCAAAGACAAGGGCAGCTTCCGGAACTACAGg TCTGGCCCGCTCCTGGACCGTGTCTTTGCCACGTATAAGCTCATGCACGCTCAGCAGACCGTGGACTTCGTCAGGAAGAAG CACGCCCAGTTTGGGGCCTTCTCCTACAAGAAAATGACTGTCTTGGAAGCTGTGGACATGCTGGACGGGCTGGTGGATGAGTCGGACCCAGACGTGGACTTCCCCAACTCCTTCCATGCCTTCCAGACCGCTGAGGGCATCCGGAAAGCCCACCCCGACAAGG acTGGTTCCACCTCGTGGGGCTGCTGCATGACTTGGGGAAGGTCCTGGTTCTGGCAGGGgagccccag TGGGCGGTGGTTGGAGACACCTTCCCAGTCGGCTGCCGTCCCCAGGCCTCTGTGGTTTTCTGCGATTCCACCTTCCAGGACAACCCGGACCTCCAGGATCCCCGATACAG TACGGAGCTCGGCATGTACCAGCCCCACTGCGGCCTGGAGAACGTCCTCATGTCCTGGGGCCATGACG AGTACATGTACCAGATGATGAAGTTCaacaaattctctcttcctcaagAG GCCTTTTACATCATCCGGTTCCACTCCTTCTACCCCTGGCACACTGGCGGCGACTACCGGCAGCTGTGCAGTGAGCGGGACCTGGCCATGCTTCCCTGGGTGCAGGAGTTTAA CAAATTTGACCTCTACACCAAGAGCCCAGAACTGCCAGATGTGAACACGCTGCGGCCCTACTACCAGGGCCTCATTGACAAGTACTGCCCTGGGGTGCTGAGCTGGTGA
- the MIOX gene encoding inositol oxygenase isoform X4, which translates to MKAAVQGPDPSLVYRPDVDPEVAKDKGSFRNYRSGPLLDRVFATYKLMHAQQTVDFVRKKHAQFGAFSYKKMTVLEAVDMLDGLVDESDPDVDFPNSFHAFQTAEGIRKAHPDKDWFHLVGLLHDLGKVLVLAGEPQDNPDLQDPRYSTELGMYQPHCGLENVLMSWGHDEYMYQMMKFNKFSLPQEAFYIIRFHSFYPWHTGGDYRQLCSERDLAMLPWVQEFNKFDLYTKSPELPDVNTLRPYYQGLIDKYCPGVLSW; encoded by the exons ATGAAGGCGGCTGTG CAGGGCCCAGACCCTTCCCTGGTCTACCGGCCTGATGTGGACCCAGAGGTGGCCAAAGACAAGGGCAGCTTCCGGAACTACAGg TCTGGCCCGCTCCTGGACCGTGTCTTTGCCACGTATAAGCTCATGCACGCTCAGCAGACCGTGGACTTCGTCAGGAAGAAG CACGCCCAGTTTGGGGCCTTCTCCTACAAGAAAATGACTGTCTTGGAAGCTGTGGACATGCTGGACGGGCTGGTGGATGAGTCGGACCCAGACGTGGACTTCCCCAACTCCTTCCATGCCTTCCAGACCGCTGAGGGCATCCGGAAAGCCCACCCCGACAAGG acTGGTTCCACCTCGTGGGGCTGCTGCATGACTTGGGGAAGGTCCTGGTTCTGGCAGGGgagccccag GACAACCCGGACCTCCAGGATCCCCGATACAG TACGGAGCTCGGCATGTACCAGCCCCACTGCGGCCTGGAGAACGTCCTCATGTCCTGGGGCCATGACG AGTACATGTACCAGATGATGAAGTTCaacaaattctctcttcctcaagAG GCCTTTTACATCATCCGGTTCCACTCCTTCTACCCCTGGCACACTGGCGGCGACTACCGGCAGCTGTGCAGTGAGCGGGACCTGGCCATGCTTCCCTGGGTGCAGGAGTTTAA CAAATTTGACCTCTACACCAAGAGCCCAGAACTGCCAGATGTGAACACGCTGCGGCCCTACTACCAGGGCCTCATTGACAAGTACTGCCCTGGGGTGCTGAGCTGGTGA
- the MIOX gene encoding inositol oxygenase isoform X1, which yields MKAAVQGPDPSLVYRPDVDPEVAKDKGSFRNYRSGPLLDRVFATYKLMHAQQTVDFVRKKHAQFGAFSYKKMTVLEAVDMLDGLVDESDPDVDFPNSFHAFQTAEGIRKAHPDKDWFHLVGLLHDLGKVLVLAGEPQWAVVGDTFPVGCRPQASVVFCDSTFQDNPDLQDPRYSTELGMYQPHCGLENVLMSWGHDEYMYQMMKFNKFSLPQEAFYIIRFHSFYPWHTGGDYRQLCSERDLAMLPWVQEFNKFDLYTKSPELPDVNTLRPYYQGLIDKYCPGVLSW from the exons ATGAAGGCGGCTGTG CAGGGCCCAGACCCTTCCCTGGTCTACCGGCCTGATGTGGACCCAGAGGTGGCCAAAGACAAGGGCAGCTTCCGGAACTACAGg TCTGGCCCGCTCCTGGACCGTGTCTTTGCCACGTATAAGCTCATGCACGCTCAGCAGACCGTGGACTTCGTCAGGAAGAAG CACGCCCAGTTTGGGGCCTTCTCCTACAAGAAAATGACTGTCTTGGAAGCTGTGGACATGCTGGACGGGCTGGTGGATGAGTCGGACCCAGACGTGGACTTCCCCAACTCCTTCCATGCCTTCCAGACCGCTGAGGGCATCCGGAAAGCCCACCCCGACAAGG acTGGTTCCACCTCGTGGGGCTGCTGCATGACTTGGGGAAGGTCCTGGTTCTGGCAGGGgagccccag TGGGCGGTGGTTGGAGACACCTTCCCAGTCGGCTGCCGTCCCCAGGCCTCTGTGGTTTTCTGCGATTCCACCTTCCAGGACAACCCGGACCTCCAGGATCCCCGATACAG TACGGAGCTCGGCATGTACCAGCCCCACTGCGGCCTGGAGAACGTCCTCATGTCCTGGGGCCATGACG AGTACATGTACCAGATGATGAAGTTCaacaaattctctcttcctcaagAG GCCTTTTACATCATCCGGTTCCACTCCTTCTACCCCTGGCACACTGGCGGCGACTACCGGCAGCTGTGCAGTGAGCGGGACCTGGCCATGCTTCCCTGGGTGCAGGAGTTTAA CAAATTTGACCTCTACACCAAGAGCCCAGAACTGCCAGATGTGAACACGCTGCGGCCCTACTACCAGGGCCTCATTGACAAGTACTGCCCTGGGGTGCTGAGCTGGTGA
- the MIOX gene encoding inositol oxygenase isoform X3: MKAAVQGPDPSLVYRPDVDPEVAKDKGSFRNYRSGPLLDRVFATYKLMHAQQTVDFVRKKHAQFGAFSYKKMTVLEAVDMLDGLVDESDPDVDFPNSFHAFQTAEGIRKAHPDKGGPARHMQVAPCPQWAVVGDTFPVGCRPQASVVFCDSTFQDNPDLQDPRYSTELGMYQPHCGLENVLMSWGHDEYMYQMMKFNKFSLPQEAFYIIRFHSFYPWHTGGDYRQLCSERDLAMLPWVQEFNKFDLYTKSPELPDVNTLRPYYQGLIDKYCPGVLSW; this comes from the exons ATGAAGGCGGCTGTG CAGGGCCCAGACCCTTCCCTGGTCTACCGGCCTGATGTGGACCCAGAGGTGGCCAAAGACAAGGGCAGCTTCCGGAACTACAGg TCTGGCCCGCTCCTGGACCGTGTCTTTGCCACGTATAAGCTCATGCACGCTCAGCAGACCGTGGACTTCGTCAGGAAGAAG CACGCCCAGTTTGGGGCCTTCTCCTACAAGAAAATGACTGTCTTGGAAGCTGTGGACATGCTGGACGGGCTGGTGGATGAGTCGGACCCAGACGTGGACTTCCCCAACTCCTTCCATGCCTTCCAGACCGCTGAGGGCATCCGGAAAGCCCACCCCGACAAGG GTGGGCCGGCCAGACACATGCAGGTGGCCCCCTGTCCACAGTGGGCGGTGGTTGGAGACACCTTCCCAGTCGGCTGCCGTCCCCAGGCCTCTGTGGTTTTCTGCGATTCCACCTTCCAGGACAACCCGGACCTCCAGGATCCCCGATACAG TACGGAGCTCGGCATGTACCAGCCCCACTGCGGCCTGGAGAACGTCCTCATGTCCTGGGGCCATGACG AGTACATGTACCAGATGATGAAGTTCaacaaattctctcttcctcaagAG GCCTTTTACATCATCCGGTTCCACTCCTTCTACCCCTGGCACACTGGCGGCGACTACCGGCAGCTGTGCAGTGAGCGGGACCTGGCCATGCTTCCCTGGGTGCAGGAGTTTAA CAAATTTGACCTCTACACCAAGAGCCCAGAACTGCCAGATGTGAACACGCTGCGGCCCTACTACCAGGGCCTCATTGACAAGTACTGCCCTGGGGTGCTGAGCTGGTGA